The Marivirga tractuosa DSM 4126 genome contains the following window.
CCGCTCGGGTCGTTTCATTTCATTAAGTGGTATCTCAGGAGTAGTAGCTGGTATCATTGCCTTAGTATCTGCTTTTATTGCTTATCACTATATTTACTTAGATACCGACTACACTAGCTTTAAAGTTGTTTATTTATCAGCGGAAACTATAAGAGATATATTTCTTTTGGCTTTAGCTACACTAATACTGTCCATAGGTTCCGTCATCATTTTAACACACCGAACAAGTAAGAAGAAAGCACAGAAACTTTGGAATAAGCATGCCAAGTTATTATTGATGAATTTGGCCATTCCGTTAGTATCTGGCGGATTGGTATGTCTTATATTGATTTTAAATGGGTATATGGGCGTAATTGCTCCTTTAACTTTGATTTTTTATGGCTTAGCTTTGGTAAATGCCAGTAAATATACGCTGCATGATATTCAAAGTCTTGGAATAGCTCAGATCGTCTTAGGATTAATAGGCTTATATTTTATCGGCTATGGCTTATTGCTATGGGCTGCGGGATTTGGGATTTTGCATATTATTTACGGAATTAGAATGCATTTGAAGTACGGATCGTGAAGAATATACTGAACAATCTTGATAAAGCATTTGAAAACAAAGTGCGCTTGGGAATAATGTCTGTCTTGATGGTAAATGACAAGATTGATTTTATCTCTTTAAAGGAGTTATTAGGGGTTACGGATGGTAATTTGGCTAGCCACCTAAAAAATCTAGAAAAAAAGGAATATATCAGCTTTGAAAAGGACTTTGTAGATAGAAAACCAAACACAACTTATATGGCTACAGAATCGGGAAAACGAGCTTTTAAAGCTCATATTAATGCTATTGAAAGTCTATTAAAGTAAAAAAATTTACATTTTAACTTTGAAATACAAAGTACTCTTAAATATAATTATCATGGATAATGAAAACAATCTATTCGAAAAAGTAAGCACTTGGTTGAGGAATTCAGTCATGCTAAAACTGTTAACCATCACAATTTTAATGTTGCTTTTGCTGATACCTTCAGCAATGATTAATGATGTGATTTCAGAAAGACAAAACCTACAACAAGAGGCAATAACTGAAGTCAGCGGTAAGTGGGCAAATAGTCAGGAAATCAATGGGCCGATTTTAACCATACCGCTTTTATATGAGTATGAAAAGGAGGGGGAATTGATAGAAACCATAGTTTATCAATACATTTTGCCACAAAAATTGAATATTGATGGAAAACTGAAGCCCCAAGTATTAAATAGGGGGATATACGATGTAGTGGTATATGATTCTGATTTAATTGTGAATGGTACATTTAATATGGATTTTTCTTTCGATGAAAATCATTTAAAGGAAATTCAATATGATAAAGCTTTTCTCACTATTGGATTCTCTGATTTAAGAGGGATTGGAAATAATATCAATTTTAAATGGGGAGAAGAAAGCCTAAAAGTAGAATCAGGTAGTAAAATAACTGATTTGATTAGTTCTGGCATTACCATTTATCCTCAGAATATTGCTGCTAAGAAGGATCAACAGATAGATTTTAATTTTACAGTGGCTTTGCAAGGAAGTCAGGATTTAATGTTTGTTCCAGTAGGAGGGACTACTCACGTGAATTTGAAATCGGAATGGTCTTCCCCCAGTTTTAAGGGAAGTTTTTTACCAAAGAACAGGGATATAAATGAAGCTGGTTTTATTGCAGACTGGAATGTATTGGAATTGAATAGAAACTATCCGCAAAGCTGGTCGGGAAGGAGCATGAAGGATAAGATGGATGCTTCTGCTTTTGGCGTTAATTTATTGAATGAAGTTGATGATTATAAGAAAGCTCAGCGCTCAGCCAAATATTCTGTGATGACCATTGCACTTACCTTTTTGGTTTTCTTTCTAGTAGAAGTAATCAATAAGAAACGGATTCACCCTTTTCAATATATATTGGTTGGACTTGCTTTAAGCTTATTCTATATTTTGTTGGTTTCCATTTCAGAGCATTCAAATTTTAATTTGGCTTATGCCATTTCCACTTTTGGTATAGTAGGGATGATTTCTTTGTACGCTCTTTATATAATCAAAGCCCGCAAGTTGGTTATCATACTAATTTTAACTTTGATTGGCATTTATGGATTTGTTTATGTTACCCTTCAATTAGCTGATTATTCTCTATTGATTGGAAGCATTGGATTATCTGTAATTTTAGGATTGACCATGTATTTTACCAGAAAGATTGATTGGTATAATTTGCAAAGTGCGAAACAGGAAAAATTAGCTGACCATGAGTAATTTATCCAAATTTTACCAATACTATCTGAAAGCTAAGAGCAATAGATGGTATTGGCTGTTTTCAGTCTTCTGCAGAGTTTCTTTAGCATATGCCTTTATTGTAGCTGGAGGTGTTAAAATTGCGGGAGAACGTTTTGCAAGTGGGTTGTCTGTTTTGCATCCGATGGGAGCTTATCTGGAAGCGTTACATCACACGGGATATTATTATACTTTTATAGGATACGCTCAAATCATAGCAGCTGTTCTACTATTGATTCCAAGAACAGTGGTTTTAGGAGCTATGATCTATTTTCCCATCATCCTAAATATATGTATTCTTTCTATAGCAGTGAGATTTGAAGGTTCTTTTGTGACATCCCCCTTGATGGTGCTAGCAAATCTTTTTCTTTTGGTATGGCACTACGATAAAGTGAGATTTATTCTCCCCTTTAAAAATCATCCTGAAGTACCGATAGTGAAAAAGCCGAAGAAGTATAGTAATAGATTTCCATTTGTTTTCGTCTTAGGAGTTTTAGCAACAGTATTGCTGACCTTAACAGTTTTCCTTTATGGTTTTAAGGCAATGCCTCGGAATTCAATTTTAGATTGTCAATCACAATTTGTCAATACTGAATATGAAACGAAAGGGTTTACTTTTTGTGAGTGTATTCATATGGAAGGGAGAAGTTTGGATGAATGCTTAGAGGAATTTGAAAATGAAAGATGATGAGTGGATATCCAGCACATGCTACCTTATGAAAAAGTAGGAAATACTACCACCTCTGATGATTACTAGCTATGAAGTGCTGGGATATATTTTAAATTCAGGAGGAACACTGTGCCAAAGGCACAAGAAGCAGGCGACAGAAAAAAAGGTCTTGGCTACGGAGCCAAGACCTTTCATATCATAAGTCTAGATTCTAAAATCAAGTATTTTTTCTCAATTACTCACCCTCTTAAATTGCTCAAAATCAGGTTTTCTTTTTTCTAGAAAAGCATTTCTACCTTCTTTCGCTTCTTCTGTCATGTAGGCTAGTCTTGTGGCTTCTCCTGCAAATACCTGCTGTCCCACCATGCCGTCATCTGTGGCATTGAAAGCAAATTTCAGCATTCGGATAGATAAAGGAGATTTTCCTAATACTTCCTGCGCCCAGTCAAAAGCGGTATCTTCTAATTCTGAATGAGGTACTACCGCATTGACCATTCCCATATCAAAGGCTTCCTGTGCGGAATAATTTCTTCCTAAAAAGAAGATTTCACGAGCTCTTTTTTGTCCCACCATTTTAGCTAAATAAGCTGATCCATAGCCACCGTCAAAGCTGGTGACATCGGCATCTGTTTGTTTGAAAATGGCATGCTCTTTACTGGCTAAAGTCATATCGCAAACTACATGCAAACTATGACCGCCACCTACAGCCCAACCTGGAACTACTGCGATAACTACTTTAGGCATGAAGCGGATTAATCTCTGTACTTCCAAAATATTTAGACGCGCAACGCCATCATCTCCAACGTAACCTTGTTCTCCTCTTGCTTTTTGATCTCCGCCACTACAAAAGGCATATTTTCCATCTTTAGGGGAGGGTCCTTCAGCAGAAAGTAATACAACGCCAATGTCATCATCTTCTCTCGCATGGAGAAGTGCATCGAAAAGCTCAGCAGTTGTTTTGGGTCTAAAGGCATTACGCACTTCTGGTCGGTTAAATGCAATTCGTGCCACGTGATTAGCCTTCTTATATGTAATATCGGTATATTCTTTTACCGTAGTCCAGTTAATTTTGCTCATGATATCAATTGTTTTTTAAAGTCTTCGAATATTTTTTGGTTGGTTGTGCTATCTGTTTTTACTTCAATTATGGCCGAATGAGGATACTGCATAAACTTGTCTTTTATCGTATTAAAGCTTTCTGAATTATGCGCTGAAAAATGGGCTATCCCAAATTCCTGACATAAGCTTTTAGCTTCTAGCCGTTGTTCTGTTTCAAAAAATTCTTCTAGCTCTACTTGTTCTTTTGGTCCCTTGATCATTCTGAAAATGGAACCCCCTTGATTATTAAGCAAAATGATTTTCAAATTGGGATATGGATATTTATGCCAAAAAGCATTGCGGTCGTAAAAGAAAGCTACATCTCCTGTGATGAGCAAATGATTTTGGTCTGGATGTGCCAGTGCATGACCTACGGCCGTGCTAGTTGAGCCATCAATTCCACTGGTTCCTCTGTTTGCCCAAACTTGAATATCTTTATTCTTTATTCCAATGAAATTTGCATAGCGCACACTCAAGCTATTAGCTAAATGCAAGTGACTATTTTCTGGTAGATTTTGAATCAAGTCATGTAAAGCGGAAAACTCACTGAAGGATTGCGTGTTTAAAAATTCTTCTGTTTTGTTTTGTGTGTTAGCATTTTTATCAAGCCATAATTCTAAAAATGAAGTAGAGGATTTTTTGTTTAAATGTTGTAAGAATAAAGTTGGTTCAGCTTCACTTTGCTTAGTCAATGACTGAAAAGGATCTGATACAAAGGCATGATGATTTCGCACATGCCATTGTGCTTTCATATTCTTACGGAGAAATAATTTCAGGTTTTTAGAGATAATGCTTTTGCCAAAACTGATGATTAAATCTGGAGTTTCTTCAGCTTTAGAATCTTTTAGCATGGACATGCAAATACTGTCAGGCAAATTTATGCTATTTTTCAGAGAATGACCATTTGAAATAATGTCTGCAAAAATGGGTATATTCA
Protein-coding sequences here:
- a CDS encoding winged helix-turn-helix domain-containing protein; the protein is MKNILNNLDKAFENKVRLGIMSVLMVNDKIDFISLKELLGVTDGNLASHLKNLEKKEYISFEKDFVDRKPNTTYMATESGKRAFKAHINAIESLLK
- the creD gene encoding cell envelope integrity protein CreD, with protein sequence MDNENNLFEKVSTWLRNSVMLKLLTITILMLLLLIPSAMINDVISERQNLQQEAITEVSGKWANSQEINGPILTIPLLYEYEKEGELIETIVYQYILPQKLNIDGKLKPQVLNRGIYDVVVYDSDLIVNGTFNMDFSFDENHLKEIQYDKAFLTIGFSDLRGIGNNINFKWGEESLKVESGSKITDLISSGITIYPQNIAAKKDQQIDFNFTVALQGSQDLMFVPVGGTTHVNLKSEWSSPSFKGSFLPKNRDINEAGFIADWNVLELNRNYPQSWSGRSMKDKMDASAFGVNLLNEVDDYKKAQRSAKYSVMTIALTFLVFFLVEVINKKRIHPFQYILVGLALSLFYILLVSISEHSNFNLAYAISTFGIVGMISLYALYIIKARKLVIILILTLIGIYGFVYVTLQLADYSLLIGSIGLSVILGLTMYFTRKIDWYNLQSAKQEKLADHE
- a CDS encoding 1,4-dihydroxy-2-naphthoyl-CoA synthase encodes the protein MSKINWTTVKEYTDITYKKANHVARIAFNRPEVRNAFRPKTTAELFDALLHAREDDDIGVVLLSAEGPSPKDGKYAFCSGGDQKARGEQGYVGDDGVARLNILEVQRLIRFMPKVVIAVVPGWAVGGGHSLHVVCDMTLASKEHAIFKQTDADVTSFDGGYGSAYLAKMVGQKRAREIFFLGRNYSAQEAFDMGMVNAVVPHSELEDTAFDWAQEVLGKSPLSIRMLKFAFNATDDGMVGQQVFAGEATRLAYMTEEAKEGRNAFLEKRKPDFEQFKRVSN
- the menD gene encoding 2-succinyl-5-enolpyruvyl-6-hydroxy-3-cyclohexene-1-carboxylic-acid synthase, which gives rise to MQQDIINNIAEICYQQGIERVIISPGSRNAPLTLAFVRHPKMQCYSISDERSAAFIGMGMAQANAKSVALICTSGSAALNYAPAIAEAYFQEIPLVVITADRPPEWIDQWDGQTIRQDNIYGKHVKKSFNVAVDLSHTDAKWQAYRIINEAVLESSQGIKGPVHVNIPFREPFYPEKNENWNYDQNVKIIKSIAGEKRLNENQISQLQAELKEKEKIAFVLGQDDYTEDFLEVLNQTSQQLNIPIFADIISNGHSLKNSINLPDSICMSMLKDSKAEETPDLIISFGKSIISKNLKLFLRKNMKAQWHVRNHHAFVSDPFQSLTKQSEAEPTLFLQHLNKKSSTSFLELWLDKNANTQNKTEEFLNTQSFSEFSALHDLIQNLPENSHLHLANSLSVRYANFIGIKNKDIQVWANRGTSGIDGSTSTAVGHALAHPDQNHLLITGDVAFFYDRNAFWHKYPYPNLKIILLNNQGGSIFRMIKGPKEQVELEEFFETEQRLEAKSLCQEFGIAHFSAHNSESFNTIKDKFMQYPHSAIIEVKTDSTTNQKIFEDFKKQLIS